Genomic DNA from Halobaculum sp. MBLA0147:
ACGCGGTCCGGACGGCGGAGACACCCACGTTCGACCGGATTCGCGAGGCGGGAGCGTTCGGCACCCTCACCACACACGGCCGAGCGGTGGGGCTCCCCGAGGGACAGATGGGCAACAGCGAGGTCGGTCACCAGAACCTCGGGGCCGGCCGCGTGGTGAAGCAGGCGTACACCCGGATCGAGGACACCATCGCCGAGGGTGGGTTCGACGAGGTCCCGGCCATCGCGGACACACTGGCCCACGTCGCCGACGACGGCCGCCTCCACCTGTTGGGGCTCGTCAGCGACGGCGGGGTTCACGCCGCCCAGTCGCACCTCCACGCACTGATCGAGACGGCCGCCGACCACGGCGTCACGGCCGTCACACACGCGTTCACCGACGGGCGAGACACGGACCCGACGGCCGGTCGCGAGTTCCTCGCAGAACTGGAGGCGGTTGCGGACGAGCACGGCACCGGCCACGTCGCGACGGTCGTCGGCCGGTACTACGCGATGGACCGCGACGAGAACTGGGAGCGGACCGCGGCGGCGTACGACGCGGTCGTCGACCGGGAGGCCCCCCACGAGGCTGCCTCGGCCGTCGACGCCGTCGCAGCGTCGTACGACCGCGGCGACACCGACGAGTTCGTCGAGCCGACGCTCGTGACCGGCGCCGGGAGTGCGGACGGTGACGCCGAGTCGACGCCGGTACGTGCCGGCATCGAAGACGGGGACGCGGTCGTGTTCGTCAACTTCCGTGCAGACCGCGCCCGACAGTTGACCCGGCTGCTCGCCGGAATCGAGCCCGCCGACTGGCACGACGCCGGGATCGACCGGCAGCCCCCCGCGGTCGAGGTGGTGACGATGACGGAGTACGACGAGACGTTCGACCTGCCGGTGGCGTTCCCGCCTGAGGAGCCGACGGGGACGCTCGGGGAGGTGCTCGCAGACGCCGGACTCACACAGCTCCGGATCGCGGAGTCGGAGAAGTACGCCCACGTCACC
This window encodes:
- the gpmI gene encoding 2,3-bisphosphoglycerate-independent phosphoglycerate mutase, with protein sequence MRAALIVLDGWALGDHDRRDAVRTAETPTFDRIREAGAFGTLTTHGRAVGLPEGQMGNSEVGHQNLGAGRVVKQAYTRIEDTIAEGGFDEVPAIADTLAHVADDGRLHLLGLVSDGGVHAAQSHLHALIETAADHGVTAVTHAFTDGRDTDPTAGREFLAELEAVADEHGTGHVATVVGRYYAMDRDENWERTAAAYDAVVDREAPHEAASAVDAVAASYDRGDTDEFVEPTLVTGAGSADGDAESTPVRAGIEDGDAVVFVNFRADRARQLTRLLAGIEPADWHDAGIDRQPPAVEVVTMTEYDETFDLPVAFPPEEPTGTLGEVLADAGLTQLRIAESEKYAHVTYFLNGGREVAFEGERRRIVQSPDVPTYETTPEMSAPEVTDTAVDLLASDDPDVLVLNYANPDMVGHTGDFEAAVAAVEAVDEQLDRLLTAVADAGGHALVTADHGNADDMGTAEEPHTAHTFNPVPFVSLTPAGDDGGRRVRSGGSLPDVAPTLLSLLDLDPPAAMTGESLLVARDDD